In one Bacteroides sp. genomic region, the following are encoded:
- the hisH gene encoding imidazole glycerol phosphate synthase subunit HisH: MSIGIVSYGAGNVASVQNALDRLGVKSFISDDKKALQKADKLIFPGVGHATHAMENLSLRGLDQFIKDFKRPVLGICLGMQLLGMESEEGPTTGLGLFDFQVKQFKISEKIPHMGWNTVEFIDNPLFLGIPQNSYFYFVHGYYAELGSVTMAKTVYEIPFTTSAKKDNFFGVQFHPEKSGETGSRLLQNFINL; encoded by the coding sequence ATGAGCATTGGAATAGTATCCTATGGCGCAGGCAATGTAGCCTCTGTGCAAAACGCCCTTGATCGGCTGGGTGTGAAGAGTTTTATCAGTGATGACAAGAAAGCCCTTCAAAAAGCCGACAAACTGATCTTCCCGGGAGTTGGGCACGCTACCCATGCCATGGAAAACCTTTCCCTGAGAGGCCTTGATCAATTTATCAAAGATTTCAAAAGACCTGTCCTGGGCATTTGTTTAGGCATGCAACTGCTTGGGATGGAATCGGAAGAAGGCCCTACAACAGGTCTGGGTCTGTTCGATTTTCAGGTTAAACAATTTAAGATAAGCGAGAAGATCCCCCATATGGGCTGGAACACAGTTGAGTTCATTGACAACCCGCTTTTCCTGGGTATTCCCCAAAACAGCTATTTTTATTTTGTGCACGGATACTATGCAGAACTGGGTTCAGTTACCATGGCCAAAACAGTCTATGAAATACCTTTCACCACTTCAGCAAAAAAAGACAATTTCTTCGGTGTGCAGTTTCACCCTGAGAAAAGCGGAGAAACAGGCTCGCGCCTTTTACAAAACTTCATTAATCTTTAG
- the hisB gene encoding bifunctional histidinol-phosphatase/imidazoleglycerol-phosphate dehydratase HisB: MKKLLIIDRDGTLIKEPADYQIDSFEKLEFLPGVFTWLGRIARELDYEFIMATNQDGLGTSSFPEDSFTGPQQLLLKTLEGEGIAFSDILIDRSFDEDKLPSRKPGTDMFGKYLDGDYNLAESYVIGDRKTDIQLALNLGARPIFFNGEPSAEAVLTTQSWEDIYHFLKPKRKATVQRKTSETDISVSVDLDGSIEGKIDTGIGFLNHMLEQIARHSGMGLSVVCQGDLHIDEHHSAEDVAITLALALKQALGDKAGIGRYGFALPMDDCQAKVLLDLGGRPYFIWKARFKREKIGDMSTELLPHFFRSLADTLGANIHIKAKGKNEHHKAEAIFKAFARALGQAIKKEGTKLPTTKGVI, from the coding sequence ATGAAGAAACTTCTAATCATAGACCGCGACGGCACCCTGATAAAGGAACCCGCTGATTACCAAATTGATTCTTTCGAAAAGCTTGAATTTTTGCCTGGTGTTTTTACCTGGCTGGGTCGTATTGCCAGGGAGCTGGATTATGAGTTTATTATGGCTACCAATCAGGATGGGCTGGGGACATCATCTTTTCCTGAAGACAGCTTCACCGGACCTCAGCAACTCCTGCTGAAAACCCTGGAAGGCGAAGGAATTGCTTTCTCTGACATCCTGATTGACCGATCCTTTGATGAAGATAAGCTCCCTTCCCGGAAGCCCGGCACTGATATGTTTGGCAAATATCTTGATGGGGATTACAACCTGGCCGAATCCTATGTGATCGGTGACCGGAAAACCGATATCCAACTAGCTCTTAATCTGGGCGCCCGCCCCATTTTCTTTAACGGTGAGCCTTCAGCGGAGGCCGTGCTGACCACCCAAAGCTGGGAGGATATATATCACTTTCTGAAGCCCAAAAGGAAGGCCACTGTGCAGCGGAAGACCTCAGAAACTGATATTTCGGTCAGCGTTGATCTTGACGGTTCCATTGAAGGAAAAATAGATACGGGCATAGGATTTCTGAATCATATGCTTGAGCAGATTGCAAGGCACTCCGGAATGGGTTTATCTGTAGTTTGTCAAGGAGACCTGCACATTGATGAGCATCACAGTGCTGAAGATGTGGCCATTACCCTGGCCCTGGCCCTCAAGCAAGCTTTGGGCGATAAGGCTGGCATTGGCAGGTATGGCTTTGCCCTGCCTATGGACGATTGCCAGGCCAAAGTGCTGCTCGATTTGGGAGGAAGGCCATACTTTATTTGGAAAGCCCGCTTCAAAAGAGAAAAAATCGGTGATATGTCCACTGAGCTCCTCCCCCATTTTTTCCGCTCCCTTGCCGACACCCTTGGCGCCAATATTCATATTAAAGCCAAAGGCAAAAACGAACACCACAAAGCCGAGGCCATTTTTAAAGCCTTTGCCAGAGCGCTGGGTCAAGCCATAAAGAAAGAAGGAACCAAGCTACCAACCACCAAAGGAGTGATTTAA
- the hisC gene encoding histidinol-phosphate transaminase — MIENLLRPNIRSLKPYSSARDEFEGEGSVWLDANENPEAPPGLMPGINRYPSPLQPDLRNQISRAKGIDSDRIFIGNGSDEAVDLLFRIFCMPGKDKAMVFPPTYGMYGVCSAVNDVLVIESLLDEHFSINLNDFEEKNKAGSPKLTFICNPNNPTGNVQSPEMIRQIIEESKGIVVVDEAYVDFCPEQSVLPWIDLYPNLVVLQTLSKAWGLAGARIGMAFSSPEIIQVMNRVKFPYNIGKPSIEAAIIALTQTPVIRQRVEEIIEQRGLLSECLSKFPFVEEVFPSSANFLLVKFPESDKIYQYLTGKGIIVRDRSTQPGCAGCLRITIGSETENQTLINALKNF, encoded by the coding sequence ATGATTGAAAACCTGTTACGACCCAATATCCGCTCACTGAAACCTTACTCCTCGGCACGCGATGAGTTTGAAGGGGAAGGTTCTGTATGGCTCGATGCAAACGAAAATCCTGAGGCACCTCCGGGGCTGATGCCAGGCATTAACCGTTACCCATCGCCTTTGCAACCGGATCTAAGAAATCAAATAAGTCGGGCTAAAGGAATAGATTCTGACCGCATCTTCATTGGCAATGGCAGCGACGAAGCCGTGGACCTTCTTTTCAGAATATTTTGTATGCCTGGAAAAGACAAAGCAATGGTGTTTCCTCCAACGTATGGTATGTATGGCGTTTGCTCCGCCGTAAATGATGTGTTGGTTATCGAGTCGTTGCTGGATGAGCATTTCAGCATTAACCTGAATGACTTTGAAGAAAAAAACAAGGCTGGAAGCCCTAAGCTGACTTTTATCTGCAACCCCAACAACCCTACAGGCAATGTGCAAAGCCCTGAAATGATCAGGCAAATCATTGAGGAATCAAAAGGGATTGTGGTAGTGGATGAAGCTTATGTTGATTTTTGCCCTGAGCAGTCTGTTCTGCCCTGGATCGACCTCTACCCCAACCTGGTGGTATTGCAGACCCTGTCAAAAGCCTGGGGACTTGCCGGGGCCCGTATTGGGATGGCATTTTCTTCGCCTGAGATCATTCAGGTTATGAACAGGGTGAAGTTCCCTTACAACATTGGCAAGCCTTCCATTGAAGCAGCAATAATCGCATTAACCCAAACCCCGGTCATTCGACAAAGAGTTGAAGAAATCATTGAACAGCGTGGTTTGCTTTCAGAATGCCTCTCGAAATTCCCTTTTGTGGAGGAAGTATTTCCTTCTTCAGCCAATTTCTTGTTAGTAAAGTTTCCCGAAAGCGATAAAATATATCAATATCTGACAGGAAAAGGCATAATTGTGCGCGACCGCAGCACCCAACCGGGTTGTGCAGGCTGTCTTCGCATTACCATAGGCTCTGAAACTGAAAACCAAACATTGATAAATGCCCTTAAAAATTTCTAA
- the hisD gene encoding histidinol dehydrogenase has protein sequence MSILKYHSKEKLAQNLQRPLQHDPILRQRVQDIIRQVQTGGDESLFQLSRELDRFSGNNLEVTKAEMNAASELVTQDLKDAIALARQNIERFHAAQMPADISLVTQPGVFCSMQFRPLQRVGLYIPGGTAPLLSTVLMLAVPALVAGCKELIICTPPEPAAELLYTLSLFNARVFRLGGAQAIAAMAFGTQTVPKVDKIFGPGNRYVTEAKVQLGAMGIPIDMPAGPSEVLVIADESANPSFVAADLLSQAEHGTDSQVVLLTTSEEIMTASMNEVNKQLSTLPRREIAAACLEKSTAILVKDLSEAIEISNEYAPEHLILAVKNPAALQPKVENAGSVFMGHFTPESLGDYSSGTNHTLPTSGFARNWSGVNLLSFMKTITFQEATREGLERLAGATSLLARAEGLEAHARAVEVRQNPD, from the coding sequence ATGAGCATTCTTAAATATCACTCAAAAGAAAAATTGGCGCAAAACCTGCAACGGCCCTTGCAGCATGATCCCATTTTACGGCAACGGGTGCAGGACATTATCAGACAGGTGCAGACCGGAGGAGACGAATCACTTTTTCAACTTAGCAGAGAACTTGACCGGTTTTCAGGAAATAATCTGGAAGTTACAAAAGCTGAAATGAATGCAGCTTCAGAATTGGTAACCCAGGACCTGAAAGATGCCATAGCGCTTGCCAGGCAGAACATTGAGCGCTTTCATGCAGCACAAATGCCGGCAGACATTAGCCTGGTTACCCAGCCTGGCGTATTCTGCAGTATGCAGTTCAGGCCACTCCAAAGGGTTGGGTTGTATATTCCGGGTGGTACAGCACCCTTGTTGAGCACAGTGCTGATGCTGGCTGTGCCGGCCTTGGTTGCAGGCTGTAAAGAACTGATCATTTGCACACCCCCAGAGCCTGCGGCCGAATTACTTTACACGTTAAGCCTATTTAATGCCCGTGTCTTCAGGCTGGGTGGGGCGCAGGCCATTGCTGCCATGGCCTTCGGAACACAAACCGTACCAAAGGTTGATAAGATATTTGGACCTGGCAACCGCTATGTTACCGAGGCTAAGGTGCAGCTTGGTGCCATGGGAATACCCATCGATATGCCTGCCGGGCCTTCCGAGGTGCTGGTCATCGCCGATGAGAGTGCCAATCCCTCCTTTGTGGCTGCCGATTTGCTCTCACAGGCGGAACATGGAACTGACAGCCAGGTGGTTTTGCTGACCACCAGTGAAGAAATAATGACGGCCTCCATGAACGAGGTAAACAAGCAACTCTCCACCCTTCCACGTCGCGAAATAGCCGCAGCCTGCCTGGAAAAAAGCACCGCAATCCTGGTAAAAGACCTATCAGAAGCCATTGAGATCAGCAACGAGTATGCACCTGAGCACCTCATTCTGGCGGTAAAGAACCCGGCAGCCTTACAACCTAAAGTGGAGAACGCCGGTTCCGTTTTTATGGGGCATTTCACGCCCGAATCCCTGGGAGACTATAGCAGCGGCACCAACCATACCCTGCCCACTTCGGGCTTTGCACGCAACTGGAGCGGGGTGAACCTGCTTAGTTTTATGAAAACAATCACATTTCAGGAAGCCACCCGCGAAGGGCTGGAGCGCCTGGCCGGGGCAACCAGCCTTTTGGCTCGAGCCGAAGGCCTTGAAGCCCATGCACGCGCTGTTGAGGTAAGACAAAACCCTGATTAG
- the hisIE gene encoding bifunctional phosphoribosyl-AMP cyclohydrolase/phosphoribosyl-ATP diphosphatase HisIE, whose translation MITLTPLNPDYEKLSGLLPAVVQDAMTNKLLMVGFMNPEALEKTVASGLVTFFSRSRKKLWTKGESSGNFLHVLEIIPDCDNDTLLIKALPDGPVCHTGQDTCFNEKNEADMGFLKKLEAVIESRRETGGQESYTARLLAGGPRKAAKKVGEEAVELAMEADNPDSERFLDEAADLVYHLQVLLAARNLRMDDIGRVLALRHKEALMPKQ comes from the coding sequence ATGATAACACTGACACCCCTTAATCCGGACTACGAAAAACTATCCGGTCTGCTCCCTGCCGTGGTGCAGGATGCAATGACGAATAAACTGCTAATGGTAGGATTCATGAATCCTGAGGCATTAGAAAAGACTGTTGCAAGTGGTCTGGTAACCTTTTTTAGCCGCAGCCGGAAAAAGCTATGGACCAAAGGCGAAAGCTCGGGCAATTTCTTGCATGTTTTGGAAATTATTCCCGATTGTGACAACGACACCCTGCTTATAAAAGCCCTTCCTGATGGACCTGTTTGCCATACCGGCCAGGATACCTGTTTCAACGAAAAGAATGAAGCCGATATGGGTTTTCTGAAAAAGCTGGAGGCCGTCATCGAGTCGCGCCGGGAAACCGGCGGACAGGAGAGTTATACGGCTCGCTTACTCGCTGGCGGTCCGCGAAAAGCGGCCAAAAAAGTGGGGGAAGAAGCCGTTGAGCTGGCAATGGAAGCCGACAACCCTGACAGCGAGCGCTTTTTGGATGAGGCTGCTGACCTGGTTTATCACCTGCAAGTTCTTCTAGCGGCCCGCAACCTGCGAATGGACGATATCGGCCGGGTGCTTGCCCTTAGACACAAAGAAGCCCTGATGCCAAAGCAATAA
- the hisG gene encoding ATP phosphoribosyltransferase has protein sequence MKTQKLTLAIQKSGRLSDGSKDLLKLCGIKVSNGNNQFKAVAEGFPMEILLLRDDDIPQYVADGVADIGILGMNEVLEKKKSVDVIRNLGFSRCRLSVAVPRNAEYTGRSYLQGKRIATSYPAILEDFLAENKITAEIHPISGSVEIAPGIGLADAIFEIVSSGGTLLSNGLEEVEVIMKSEAVLIANPKLSQEKETLLNKLTFRMEAVQKARRNKYILLNAPEDKLDKIISLIPGMKSPTILPLAQKGWASLHSVVSEDDFWEVIDNLKEAGAEGILVVPIEKMVL, from the coding sequence ATGAAAACACAAAAACTAACCCTTGCAATACAAAAAAGCGGACGCCTGAGCGATGGATCAAAAGATCTGCTGAAGCTATGCGGTATTAAAGTCAGCAACGGCAACAACCAGTTCAAGGCCGTAGCCGAGGGCTTCCCTATGGAAATACTGCTGCTAAGAGACGATGACATACCCCAGTATGTGGCTGATGGGGTAGCTGATATAGGCATTCTGGGAATGAACGAGGTGCTGGAGAAGAAAAAATCAGTGGATGTCATTCGTAATCTTGGATTTTCGCGCTGTCGCCTTTCAGTGGCTGTGCCCCGTAATGCCGAATACACCGGCCGCAGCTATCTGCAAGGCAAACGAATTGCCACCTCCTACCCTGCCATTCTTGAAGACTTCCTTGCAGAAAATAAGATCACTGCCGAGATCCATCCCATCAGCGGTTCGGTGGAAATCGCCCCTGGAATTGGACTGGCCGATGCCATTTTCGAGATCGTGAGCAGTGGCGGGACCTTGCTTAGTAATGGCCTGGAGGAAGTGGAAGTCATCATGAAAAGTGAGGCCGTGCTGATCGCCAATCCCAAGCTATCGCAAGAAAAAGAGACCTTGTTAAATAAGCTGACTTTTCGCATGGAAGCCGTGCAAAAAGCCCGACGCAACAAATACATCCTGCTCAACGCACCCGAAGATAAACTCGACAAGATTATTTCACTGATCCCCGGGATGAAAAGTCCGACGATTCTTCCCCTGGCACAGAAAGGCTGGGCATCCTTGCATTCCGTCGTCAGCGAAGACGACTTTTGGGAAGTCATTGACAACCTGAAGGAAGCCGGGGCCGAAGGAATTCTGGTGGTACCCATTGAAAAAATGGTACTCTAA
- a CDS encoding peptidoglycan bridge formation glycyltransferase FemA/FemB family protein: MLSDIKPKDPEALFSTPIVQQTTFWSKVKDHLGEESLAIEFKSGRSALTNDPAQKGVIRSDVLLMIKPVSRQHTVAYVPYGPELEPSQEQQGLFLEELSESLRPFLPKNCISLRYDLFWESLWATDRQFYDQDGWWMGPPGKSMQELRFNMNTIRWNFHKAYSNNLPSNTMFLDLTKSPGELLQGMKPKTRYNIGLATRKGVEVLEMGIEDLDVWYALYGETATRNHFSLHGLDYFRAVMAARQEQTDTEVILLMAEHKGTPLAAMFLVLAGGRASYLYGASSSENKHLMGTYALQWNAINVAKQRGCRDYDMFGVSPSPDPSHPLYGLYRFKAGFGGQIFHSMGCWDYPLIEDQYHYLTSMELSEKGFHVHKF; the protein is encoded by the coding sequence ATGCTTTCAGATATTAAGCCCAAGGATCCTGAAGCGCTATTTTCAACACCCATTGTCCAGCAGACCACTTTCTGGTCGAAAGTCAAAGACCACTTGGGGGAGGAATCCCTGGCAATAGAATTCAAATCGGGGCGCTCTGCTTTGACGAATGACCCTGCCCAGAAGGGTGTGATACGATCGGATGTATTGCTTATGATCAAGCCAGTGAGCCGGCAGCATACTGTTGCTTATGTGCCCTATGGGCCTGAACTTGAGCCTTCGCAGGAGCAGCAGGGCTTGTTCCTCGAGGAGCTGTCGGAAAGCCTGCGACCCTTCCTGCCCAAAAACTGCATCTCCCTTCGTTACGACCTCTTCTGGGAGTCGCTGTGGGCTACCGACAGGCAGTTTTACGACCAGGACGGATGGTGGATGGGACCCCCAGGCAAATCGATGCAGGAACTACGATTCAATATGAATACCATCCGCTGGAATTTTCATAAGGCTTATTCCAACAACCTCCCCAGTAACACCATGTTCCTCGACCTGACTAAAAGTCCCGGGGAATTGCTGCAAGGCATGAAGCCCAAAACCCGCTATAATATCGGTTTAGCAACACGCAAGGGTGTGGAAGTGCTCGAGATGGGGATAGAAGATCTGGATGTCTGGTATGCACTGTATGGAGAGACTGCTACCCGCAACCATTTTTCCCTGCACGGCCTGGATTATTTCAGGGCAGTAATGGCGGCCCGCCAGGAACAAACCGACACCGAAGTGATTTTGCTGATGGCTGAGCACAAGGGTACTCCCCTGGCTGCCATGTTTCTGGTTCTTGCTGGTGGAAGGGCATCCTATCTTTACGGAGCCTCATCATCAGAGAACAAGCACCTGATGGGCACCTACGCCCTTCAATGGAATGCCATAAACGTCGCCAAACAAAGAGGTTGCCGTGATTATGATATGTTCGGCGTATCGCCTTCCCCTGACCCTTCCCATCCCCTGTATGGGCTTTATCGCTTTAAAGCAGGTTTTGGTGGACAAATATTCCACAGCATGGGCTGCTGGGATTACCCACTGATTGAGGATCAATATCATTATTTAACCTCAATGGAATTAAGCGAAAAAGGGTTCCATGTTCACAAATTTTAA